A stretch of DNA from Candidatus Methylomirabilota bacterium:
GGCCCCCTGCTCTACGACACACCCTGCTTGCTGGGCCGCATCATAAGCACGGGGATCTCAGCCTGCCGCAGCACCGCCTCCGCGACCGAGCCGAAGAGGAGGCGGCTGAAGCCGCTCCGCCCATGGGTCGTCATGGCGATGATGTCCGCCTTGGTATCACGTGCCGCGGCCACGATCTCCGCCACCGGCTCTCCACGCCGGACTTCCGGTGTGACTCGCACCCCTTGCACCTTGGCAGCGACTCGGGCTAGATACTCCCGCCCCTCGTTCAGCCGCGCCTCAACGTCGTAGACCGTGAAGTGCTTCGTCCCCTCGATGGCCTGCGGCGCAATCGGTGTTATCACGTACACCAGCACCACCTCCAGCGCGAGCGGGGCCGCGATCTGGAGAATGAAGGGCAGGATTCCCTCAGACAGGGGTGAGCCGTCCACCGGAACGAGAACGCGCTTGTACATTCCTGCCTCCGTGTTGATCGGAATTGCTCCAGGGCGAGTCTATGGACGATCGCCGGTCTCCGCAAGATCGCAGCC
This window harbors:
- a CDS encoding universal stress protein produces the protein MYKRVLVPVDGSPLSEGILPFILQIAAPLALEVVLVYVITPIAPQAIEGTKHFTVYDVEARLNEGREYLARVAAKVQGVRVTPEVRRGEPVAEIVAAARDTKADIIAMTTHGRSGFSRLLFGSVAEAVLRQAEIPVLMMRPSKQGVS